From the genome of Natranaerobius trueperi:
TAAAAACCATAGTTTAATCATATAAATCGATCTAAATCTTTGAGACCTTCTCCTAATTCTTTAATATTTACCTAAGTATTATTTAGACTATTACTTGTTCTTTTGCTACCATTCCAACTCTAACTGGTCAAGTTGCATTCTTACTTCTCAAAGAGTTCATAACCATATATAGTACTAGAATCAATGACAACGTTTACTGCATACGTAACGGCATTAATTTCATATCTATTACCTCCCCAGAATAATTTCTGTGACTGACCAGACAGTCATTTTTGTTCAAAAAAACAGCCACAGTTTATGTACTCTGTGGCTTGGTGACTGACCAGTCAGTTTGATTTTATAGTATCACAATATTTATGTTTTATCAATGTCTTTTTAATAAGTTTCTAATACTTTCACGTCATAGTTAGCTATTTTTTCACGTCCATTCAAAAATGATAATTCAATCATAAATCCAAATCCAACTACTTTACCACCTAAAGCTTCAACAATGCTTGCAGTAGCTTCTGCAGTACCACCAGTGGCCAATAGATCATCAACAATCAATACTCTTTCTCCGTCATTAATAGCATCTTGATGAATTTCTAAAGTATCTCTAGAATATTCAGTGTCATAATCTTTTGATTCAGTTTTTTCGGGTAATTTCCCTTCTTTTCTAGCTGGTACAAATCCAGCACCAAGCTCTTTTGCTATAGCCGGACCTAATATAAAACCACGTGATTCAATCCCTACAACTATATCTGGTAATTTACTTTCAAAATGACCTGATAAATTAATAATAATTTCAGCTAGTGCTTCAGGATCTTTTAAAGCAGTCGTAATATCTTTAAAAACTACCCCTTGTTTAGGAAAGTCTGGAACGTCTCTAATATATTCTCTAAGATTCAAATTTTCCACCTCCGCAAATTTACTCCTTCATTATTATACATAAATTAATATTACTACACCACTACAAATTATATGAATAATTAAATATCTTTAGTATTTGCTAGTCGTGCTTTTATCCAGCCTAAATAAAAAATTATCGCTACTGAAGCCATCCATGCAGTTAACGTAATAGCTAATTGATCACTCCCATGTCTTACTCCTATACCTATATATGCCCAAACATATACTAAAGCAAAAGCATAATCCTGTTTTAAATAAAATACGTAAAGTGCTACCACACCGCCTAATACAATCATTAATATTGTAAATAATATAGCACCAAAACCACTAGTACCAAGAATTTCAATATCATTTAAAAGTATGTTGAAATTAGCTAATATTGCAACTGTAATCCATCCTAAATATAGGCTAAATGGTAGCTTTACAAAAACCTTATCTAAAATTGTAGCTTTACTTTCTGTTTTTGATATCTTTTGATAGATCAAGATTAATGTGATTAATAAAAAGACAAGAATTATTAATGATAATAAAATCTGTAAATGGTGCCATACAATGAGCCATATTACATTAAAAAGACTAGTAAGAGCAAATAAAATTCCAACTGCTCTAACAAAAGGTTGTTCTCGATACTTCGGTAAAGCTTGATAGATCACAAAACCGATTAATAACAAATAAATCAAACCCCAGATAGAAAATACATACCCTTCTGGCGTAATAAGTACAGGAAATAAATCAGAAATATCTTCTTGTGTTAGATTATTAAATGGTATTGTATTTGAAAGGTAGTTAATTACAAGTACCACAATTAAAGAACCTATATTGATATATGATCGTATCTTACTATCCATAAATTCACCCCATTTTTAAAATTAGTATTTGTATATATATTATATAATAATCTACTAATATCCTGCTAAATAACATTTTTGACAAGTTTTTGACCTACTTTAGCATAATATGCGAAGGTTTTGACCATCTTTGATTATCAATAAGAAAATGATCACCCTTGAAAGAAATTTTGATTACAGTATTAGGGTTTTCATCCCACGCTTTCAATCGTGGGATGAAAGCCTATTTTTTAATAAAATACAGTTGTAGTATAAAGTAGAAACATATGCAATTAAATCGTATGAAACAAGAATATAACAGTACCAGAACCCAAACCTAAAGAAACTGATACAGTAATGGGAGTAGATCTAGGATTGAAGGCTCCAGCTGTTTCGGTAACAAGTACCGGAAAAACAAAATTCATTGGAAACGGAAGACCAAACAAGTATATTCGCAGAAAATATAAGTCAAAACGTTCTGAACTAGGTCAAGCCAAGAAGTTAAATGCCAGCAAAACCTTAAATGACAAAGAACAAAGATGGATGAAAGACCAAGATCATAAAATTAGCCGTAAAGTGGTTGATTTTTCAAATATCCGAAACACGGCAAGAACAAGCCGTAAAAACGAAAAGAACCTACATACATGGTCATTCTATCGGTTAGCATTATTTATTGAGTACAAAGCAAAACTAAGAGGTATAGCAGTAGAATATGTAGATCCAAAATATACGAGTCAAACTTGTCCTATATGTAGAAATCGCAACCATGTAAAAGACAGAAACTATCAATGCTCATGTGGTTTTAAAACCCACCGAGATCGGGTAGCAGGAATGAACATCATCCATGCACCTGTGATAGATGGAGTAGCGTAAGCAAAAGTCGATCAGCCTATACTGCTATATGCACTGGTATAGGAAGGGTACTGGCATACCCTTAGCTTGGGAGCTGTCTAAAGCAGAAATGAATTGAGGACGCATAGCTACCCGAAAATCCCACGCATTCATACGTGTGGGAGTGTCAAAACGAGGAGTTCTAACAATTAGTTAGTGGTCAACAAAAAACCAAGCAAGAAGATATATCAGTATGAAAGAAACGAAGTGAAAGGAAATACCACAGGTCTATACCCTTTGATGATGATAATATCGATGATAAGTTAACTCCACACTTAAATCACCTAGGTTATAGTGAAACGAAAGTTAACAAATTAAAATAAAATAATTCTTTCATTTTTCCGAAATTCACTCTTTATATTCGCTTTATATTCGATAAACAAAAGAGGGCCCATCAAATGAGCCCTTAACTTAAAGTTACAACTTTATCTGCTTTCACCATTAGTTCTGCACTTAAATGCATGTTTCCAACCTCACCTACAGCTTTTTTTTCTTCTAAAGAATAATAGCTAAGGCAAGTGCCACAAGCTAACAATTTAACACCTTTCTCTTCTAGAATATTTAATTCCTCTAATGAGTCCGATTCATTTGTAACTAATTTAACCCCAGAATTCATAAATAAGATATGTGTTGGTAAAATTTCTGTTTCATTTAAACTATGTAAATAACTACTCATAAGCTTTACACCTAATTCTTTATCTCCTTCACCTAAAGTATCAGATGTTATTAGTAATATATAATTTTGCGACATAAAAACTCCTCCTTAGTCCTTAATATGCTTCTATATTCTAATTTTAATATATAATATAGTAATTACAAATAGTTTCTATAAATATTAGACAAAAGAACTATAGAGTTCAACTATAAACTACTTCTTAGTTGAATGATTTCCAGGGAAATACCATCATAATCTCGAAAAATTCTTCCCTAAATTAATATCTTTATTATTCTTATTTTGCACCAATTTTACCCGAAAAAGCAAAAGTACGACCAACACCTATTACACCAACGGAATCTAGTTTATCAGCATGAAGTCGCTATACAATGTATAATCAAATTCATTTTATCTTAAATTTACATCCATATAAGTAAAAAAGAATATGAAAACTTCCTATTTGGTAAAACCGTTGAACTAAAACCAGTGAATAAAAGTACTGGAAACCACTTTATGACACTTATCAGGACCTCGTATCTAAACTTCACTAAAACAACAAGGTAATATGTCTAATAGAATTATTCGTATTGATTCAGAAGAGAACAAGTAAAGGATCTCTTAGAATAACTAAAGTTAGTATAGCAAGTTAACTAAACATGCATATTAACAGTTTTTTTAAACTATTATAGAAAAGATGATGTTAATGATAAAAACTCTCATTAAAAAACTATACATTGCTCAAATGAAAGAACATCCCCGTGCTATTAGCAACAAATATTTAAATGGAGATATCTTAATTGAAAATGAGGAAATGAGAAAATGATTAATATTAAAACAGCAAATCATAATTCTATCGCCCATATATTCTGTTCTTCAAGAGCAGATAATGTTGATACTGTATTGGTAGATGGTAAAGAACTTGTAAGAAAGGACAGTTAACTAAAACAGATGAAAATAATCAACTACTTTTGATACTTAATTTCTTAAGGAGGAATGTGATTTGAAAATACCTGAATATGTTGGGCCGTGTGCTTTCGGAATCAAAACGGGAGTAGTTTTACCTGGATGTGATCTAAAAAGTATGATCTTAAAAGAAACTAAAAGAATTAATAAAGATGGGCTTTTAGATACAGGTGATGCGTTATGTGTCACTGAATCTATAGTAGCTCGTGCACAAGAAAATTACATCACTACAGACGAGGTTGCAAAAGAGATTAGAGCAAAACTTAATCTTAAACCAGACAGTAAGCTTGGAATATTGTTTCCGATACTTAGTCGTAACCGATTCTCTCTAATTTTAAAAGGACTAGCAAAAGCCGTACCAAGGGGAGAAATTATATTACAACTATCTCATCCTAATGATGAAGTAGGAAATCAGCTCATTCCCCCAGAAGTATCAGAAAAGATTAGTAATAATGGTAGAGATATAATTAAACCTGAAGATTTAGAAAAAGAATATACACACCCTATTACTAACATTAACTATATGCAGTATTACAATGATATTATTGAAAAAGAAGGAGCTAAATCCACCTTAATTATATCAAATGAACCAATAAATATTCTCGAATATAATCCAGATGGTGTACTTTGTGCTGATATTCATACTCGAGATAAAAATCAAGCAAAACTATCACCTAAGGTTAAGACTTGTACTTTACAGGGTCTATTTAATGATAGTAATCGCAAAGCTTGGTCAGAATGGGGACTTTTAGGAAGCAACATGTCTTCTGAAAATGAGCTAAAATTAGCACCTTATAAATCTGATGAGTTTGCTTGTGATCTACAAAAAGAGATATATGGTACCACAGGTAAACAGATTGAAATAATAATCAGTGGTGATGGAGCATATAAAGACCCTAGTAGTGGGATCTATGAGCTAGCTGATCCACAACCAGCTTTTGGTACTACACCTGGACTTAGAAATCTTATGCGAGAAGGGGTAAAATATAAATTTTTAATTGACCTATATCATAAACAAGGAAAGTCTGAAGAAGAAATACTAAAGTTAATTGAAAAAGAATCTCAGGCTAAAAAAGGTACAAATGATCAAATAGAAACTGAAGGTACCACCCCTCGAAAAATTGAAGATATTTTAGCTAGTCTAGCTGATTTAGTAAGTGGTTCAGCAGATGCCGGAACCCCACTTATTTTAATTAAAAGTATCTAAACTAACCCCCGGCTAAAGTTAGGTCGGGGGTTAACATCAGCTAGTTTTCCTAGTGGAAAGGAGTTTAAACATGATCTATATCACTAATAAAAACGGTATCACTCCACAGTTTAGTAAAGTTTTAGATAGATTTAAAGCAAATTCACGTACTTACCAGGTAGAACAAGAAGTCTTTTATCAAAAGGATAATTTACAAAAAACCTACCATATAGAACTTAAATGCTTAGAAAATATTAATCCAAGTGTTGATATAAAGCTTATTCCTAAGCAATTAATACCAACTGAAATTACAAATATATATTCTTATGAAAATTTTATAGTTTTTTCATCAACTCTAGGAAAAACAGCCGATGAGTTAATACAAAGCTCATTACAAAAAGAAGACTATTACAAAAGTTATTTAATGGACTCTTGGTTTTCTGAATGTGTTGAAACTATTAATAAGCAGATAGATAAATTAACTAATGATCATTTAGAAAGTAATAAAAGAAGTAACCGGTTCTCACCTGGGTATGGAAAAATTAATATTTTGATCAATAAAAAGTTAGACAGACAACTTGAGTTTTCAAATATAACGGTTAATAGTAGAACTGGAATATTATTACCTGAAAAAAGTACAATCTGTTTAATCGGAATCAATATACAAATAACTAATGAAAGGTGGCGATCATTTTATGAAGATCTCAAACATTTATTCAAAAACTAATAGACCTGTATTATCATTTGAAATTTTCCCTCCAAAAAGGAAAAAAAATCAAACACGAAAGGATTTTGACACCCTTTTAAATACTGTTGATAAACTTACTACATTAAATCCAGATTTTATTAGTGTTACGTATGGTGCTGGGGGGACTGATAGTGAGGGAAGCTTTAAGGTTTCTAAATATATAAAAGATAAAGGAGTGGTAGCTCTTCCCCACTTTACTTCCATAGGTTACCCGAGTCAAGAAATTAATTCTTACCTCGAAGATTTGGGTCAAGATGGTTTCGCTAATATCTTAGCTTTAAGGGGTGACCTGCCTAAAGAACCTTCTAAGGCAGATATGGTATGGAAAGATTTTCTTCATGCTACTGATCTAATCAAAATTATCAAGAAAGAATTCCCACGTTTTTGCATAGGAGGAGCTGCTTATCCACAAGGACATCAAGAATCTAATTATGATGGAAAGGATATTGAGGTTATGAAATTGAAAGAAGAAATGGGAGTTGAATTTTTCTTAACTCAATTATTCTTTGATAATGATAAATACCTACGGTTTGTTGAAACAGTCAAAAATCATGGTGTTACTGCACCTATCGGCGCAGGTGTAATGCCTTTAATGAGTCCTAAATTTGTAGACAAAATATTAAAGCTTTCTGGTGCTACATTACATAAAGAATTACACCAAACCCTTGATAAATATAGAGATGATGAAGAAGAATTTCTAAAAAGGACTATCGATTTTTGTATTAGACAAGTAAATGATCTAATTGAAAGAGGAGTAGATGGAATACACCTTTATACTATGAATAAATATCATCCTGTCAAAAAGATTATAAACAATCTTGATATCAAGACAGCAGTTAACACTTAAAGGGATTAAATTTAAGGAGGGGATTTACTATTAACAGTCTAATAAGCAAACTAAAAAACAATGATTTAAAAAAACTAACGTTTTTAGATGGCTCTTATGGTACAGAAATTCAGAGAAGAGGTTTTGAAGGAAATGCTGAATTATTAAATATAATTGATCCTGAATTTGTTAAAAATGTCCACTATGATTATGCAACTGCTGGTGCTAATTTAATTTTAACAAATACTTTTGGAGCAAATAGAATAAAGTTAAAAGATGCAGGTTTAGAAGATAAAGTAAAAGAGATCAATAAAAAGGGTGTTGAACTAGCCAGGGAAGCTACTAAAAATTCACAAAAAGAAGTGTTGGTTGTTGGCGATATTTCTTCAACTGGTAGACTAATTCAACCTATGGGAGAACTTTCTTTTGAAGAAGCTAAAGATGTTTATAAAGAACAAGCAACTTATCTAATTGACTCTAAACCAGATCTAATTAAAATTGAAACAATGACCGATATCAAAGAATTAAAAGCAGCTATTTTAGGGGTAAGATCAATAGATAAAACTATTCCTGTAATCGTTAGTATGAGTTTTGAAGATGATGGGCAAACGATCACAGGCACTACTGTAGAAGCTTATGTAGCATTAATGAATGATCTAGATGTAAATATAATTGGTTTAAATTGTGGTATTAAATCTAAAGATATGGTAGACATTGTTAAAAGGGCTTCAAAGGTTTCTAATAAACCTTTAAGTGTTTCACCTAATGCTGGAGATCCTGATATGGACCTCAGCTATTCTGAAGATGAACATGAATTCACCTTCTATTTAGATGCTATTTCAGATTTTGACAAGGTCACAATAGTTGGTGGTTGTTGTGGAACCACACCTGAATATGTCAAAGTATATAGCGAAAAGTTAAATTGTAAAAAAATAACCTATACAAAACATAATGATGCAAACACTATGCTAGTAACCTCAAGGACTACTTCAGCTCATTTTGATAACTTTATAAAAATTGGTGAAAGAATTAATCCTGCATCTAAAGATTACTTTCAAGAAGAACTTAATAATAAAAACTTCTCACGTATTTACGATGAAGCCTTTGAACAGATGAATGAAGGAAGCGATGTTATAGATGTGAATCTAGGGATTGAAGAACAAGTAGAAAAGCACGATATTGTGGAGATTGTAAATGGTCTTGACTCAATGGGCTGTAAACCTATCTGTTTTGATATACAAACCCATCACCTATTAGAAAAAGCATTAGAAGTCTATCCTGGAAGACCTGTTATTAATTCTTCATCTTGTAACAAAAAAGATTTAGATAAAGCGATAAAATTAATGACTGATTATGGTGGTGTATTAGTCTTACTTGCAATGGCTGGTACCCCTAAAAAAACAGCTAAAGAACGTCTTTTTGAATTACAAGAAGGGTTAGAATATCTAAAGGAAAATTGTATCAAACATGACCGGATTTTAATAGATCCATTAGTATTACCTGTAGGAGCTAATCACTCTCCTGAAACTACTTTAGAAGTCTTAAAAACTGTTACTAATTGGGGTTATAAAACAACATTAGGTCTTTCAAACTTAAGTCATGGTTTACCTGATAGATCTCATCTAAACTCAACTTTTGTATCTATTGCAATATATAATGGTCTGAATAGTGCTATAATGGATACTTCTGATGAAATTGTTATTAAATCAATTGAAAAATCACTTTCGTTACTTGGAAAAGAAACTACTTGGGAAGATAAACCAGTAGATACTAATAATCAAATAGTAAAAGATATTTTAAAGGGAAATTCTGATCAAATCTTAAAAGAAGTTAAAGATAAGATTCACGATATGAATCCCCTAGAAGTTAGTCAGACCGTACTAGGAACAGCAATGCAAGAAATTGGCGATTTATATAACCATAAAAAAATCTATCTCCCCCAATTACTTTTATCAGCTGAAACTGTACAACCAGCTTTTGATTATTTAAACGAATTAGTAGGAAAAACAGAACAAGAAAAAAAAGGTACAATAATGCTAGCTACTGTTAAGGGCGATGTTCATGACATTGGGAAAAAAATTGTCGGAACTATTTTAAAGAGCGGTGGGTTTGAAATATGCGATATAGGAATAGATGTTTCTGCTGAAGAGATAGTAAAACAAGTTAAAGAAGTTAAGCCTGATATCTTAGGATTATCAGCCATGATGACAAGTACAATTAAAGAAATCGAAGAAGTTACTAAACTATTAAATAAGGAAAAAATCAACATTAAAGTAATAGGTGGTGGTGCCTCACTTAACCCAAAACTAGCTCGAGATTTTGGGTGTGATGAATATGCTAAAGATGCATATGAGGCCTTAAAAAAATGTGAAAAACTAGTTTAATAGGTAAGTTTATTACTCACCTATTTTAACAAATTTTCTAAGAGTTTTTATCTTTTGGTGGACACTTTTCTGAAGCTATTAAATGAAACATTTAGATAATAATTGAAGAGTTAAAAAGGTAAATCGACCTAATTACATAAACTCAAAGTGGATCCATTGGAAAGACCAGGCTATCAGAGAATTCACTAGTATTCTAAATCACCCTTGCCAGCCATTATAGCTGGCCTCCCCTTTTTTATCTCTTTATTGTTTAATTATAACACTTACTTTTATGGCAACTTTTTTTGATTGTGTTTAGTAATTCACCTTATTATAGCACGGTGAACCACTTAATCCGCTCCTTCATTCACAGCTAGGCCATACAACTCTAAGTAATATGTTTCTATAAATTTATTTCCTCTTTTGATATTACACTATATGAATGCCATGGAGTTACTATCTTTTGTTTAGCTAAATTTTTAAGCTTTTTCATTCCCTCTTCAAAGCCTAACTGTACATTTGCTGTTATAATAAACTCCATATTTCACCTAAAAATTTTGTATTTTAATCTAATTCCTTCTTAATACTAAAAATAAATCTATCTATAAAAGGTGATTACTATTCCTCTTTATTTAGTTAGCAAAATTATTAAGAAAACATTACAAATAAAAAATATTTATCTACTAATTTTAGGAATATTATTTATCATGCTAAGCTCTTTCGTATTCTATTTTTTAGAACCTGATACGTACAAAACTCCTTTTATAGGATTTTGGTATGTTATGAGCACCATTTCACAACAAGGATATGGAGACTTTCTTCCAGATACTGTATCAGGTGAAATATATGCTATTTTCCTCTATTTTATTGGTATTGGTATTTTTGGTGTAATTATATCAAAGTGGGTAGAAGGAGTAAATCAATACAGGCAAATTAAGGAGGAAGGTGCTTTGGATTACTTAGGCAGTGGTCATATTTTACTAATCAATTGGTCTAAAAAAACTAAAGATACTATAGAGCAATTAATTGCTGAAGGTTACAAAGATATTGTACTAGTTGATAATTTAGATAAAACACCTATACAGAGTAACAAAGTTCACTATATAAAAGGTTTACCGACTAATAAAGAAACTTTACATAAGGCTAATATTTTAAAATCTAAAGCCCTAATTATCTTTTCTAAAGAAGTTGATACTGATGATACATCAATAGATGGTAGAACGTTATTAACAAGTTTAGCTGTTCAAGAAATATTATATAAAAACAATACTGATATTCATACAACAGTAGAAGTCTTAAATGATCAACATGAAATATACTTTAGTAATATTGCTGTAATTAATCAAATTATAGTTTCACATCGTATTTTTTCTAGTACTGTTACCCTATCCCTTATACAAAATGATAAATTTTAAATTTTCAACTTATATCTAGCAACATTAGGATCATCTAAAAGCTGCCATTCCCCATATTCTCCTAAATTCCTAGCCGCTAATTCAAAATGCATCATGGCTATACCACAAACTAAACGCTTAGAAATATTAATTATGGATGACCTTTGGTCATAATATAAAGTGATTTCATTGTTATTTGTAATATTAAAGCACCATGGCTGCCTATTTACAGCAGATGGAGCTACTCACGAAGCCTCTATTGCTTCTTTTATCCAAGCTAAATTAGATGAAAGATGGGTTTCATTACAAAGCTCTTCCCAATTTGTAAGTTTTGTTATGTCTATTGCAGATTTCATAATATTCACCACCTTATTTCACATTTAAAATCAATACAATTATAAACCTATAGATAATCAATTTCGTTTAAGGTAAAAATAAAATCACTACCTTTCATGAAGCTTAAGTATTAAAGTAGTCTTTAGGCATTAAGCTTATAAAGAGCACGTGTTTAAAAATCAAAACACACGCTAATAATAAACTCAAACACTAGTCTAGGAGGATTTAGAATGCATAAAGGAGATATAATCTTAACAGGAGCATTAGCTGGATTCATAGGCAATATAGTTAAATTACTAACAGCTTTTTTAATGTATTATACAGGAATAATTAATAAAACTTACCTACATATAGCTAGTAAGTATTATCAGCATGATTCATTAGATAATATATTTGCTATATTAAACAGTCTAGTAGCTGATTTTTTCTATGCTGCTACTTTAGGTGTAATTTTTTTTATAATCCTAAAAAACACTAACATGTACTATGCTAAATTAAAAGGCCTACTT
Proteins encoded in this window:
- a CDS encoding adenine phosphoribosyltransferase — its product is MNLREYIRDVPDFPKQGVVFKDITTALKDPEALAEIIINLSGHFESKLPDIVVGIESRGFILGPAIAKELGAGFVPARKEGKLPEKTESKDYDTEYSRDTLEIHQDAINDGERVLIVDDLLATGGTAEATASIVEALGGKVVGFGFMIELSFLNGREKIANYDVKVLETY
- a CDS encoding tryptophan-rich sensory protein — its product is MDSKIRSYINIGSLIVVLVINYLSNTIPFNNLTQEDISDLFPVLITPEGYVFSIWGLIYLLLIGFVIYQALPKYREQPFVRAVGILFALTSLFNVIWLIVWHHLQILLSLIILVFLLITLILIYQKISKTESKATILDKVFVKLPFSLYLGWITVAILANFNILLNDIEILGTSGFGAILFTILMIVLGGVVALYVFYLKQDYAFALVYVWAYIGIGVRHGSDQLAITLTAWMASVAIIFYLGWIKARLANTKDI
- the yedF gene encoding sulfurtransferase-like selenium metabolism protein YedF; translation: MSQNYILLITSDTLGEGDKELGVKLMSSYLHSLNETEILPTHILFMNSGVKLVTNESDSLEELNILEEKGVKLLACGTCLSYYSLEEKKAVGEVGNMHLSAELMVKADKVVTLS
- a CDS encoding coenzyme F420-0:L-glutamate ligase, which encodes MKIPEYVGPCAFGIKTGVVLPGCDLKSMILKETKRINKDGLLDTGDALCVTESIVARAQENYITTDEVAKEIRAKLNLKPDSKLGILFPILSRNRFSLILKGLAKAVPRGEIILQLSHPNDEVGNQLIPPEVSEKISNNGRDIIKPEDLEKEYTHPITNINYMQYYNDIIEKEGAKSTLIISNEPINILEYNPDGVLCADIHTRDKNQAKLSPKVKTCTLQGLFNDSNRKAWSEWGLLGSNMSSENELKLAPYKSDEFACDLQKEIYGTTGKQIEIIISGDGAYKDPSSGIYELADPQPAFGTTPGLRNLMREGVKYKFLIDLYHKQGKSEEEILKLIEKESQAKKGTNDQIETEGTTPRKIEDILASLADLVSGSADAGTPLILIKSI
- a CDS encoding methylenetetrahydrofolate reductase, which gives rise to MKISNIYSKTNRPVLSFEIFPPKRKKNQTRKDFDTLLNTVDKLTTLNPDFISVTYGAGGTDSEGSFKVSKYIKDKGVVALPHFTSIGYPSQEINSYLEDLGQDGFANILALRGDLPKEPSKADMVWKDFLHATDLIKIIKKEFPRFCIGGAAYPQGHQESNYDGKDIEVMKLKEEMGVEFFLTQLFFDNDKYLRFVETVKNHGVTAPIGAGVMPLMSPKFVDKILKLSGATLHKELHQTLDKYRDDEEEFLKRTIDFCIRQVNDLIERGVDGIHLYTMNKYHPVKKIINNLDIKTAVNT
- a CDS encoding homocysteine S-methyltransferase family protein, which gives rise to MSKLKNNDLKKLTFLDGSYGTEIQRRGFEGNAELLNIIDPEFVKNVHYDYATAGANLILTNTFGANRIKLKDAGLEDKVKEINKKGVELAREATKNSQKEVLVVGDISSTGRLIQPMGELSFEEAKDVYKEQATYLIDSKPDLIKIETMTDIKELKAAILGVRSIDKTIPVIVSMSFEDDGQTITGTTVEAYVALMNDLDVNIIGLNCGIKSKDMVDIVKRASKVSNKPLSVSPNAGDPDMDLSYSEDEHEFTFYLDAISDFDKVTIVGGCCGTTPEYVKVYSEKLNCKKITYTKHNDANTMLVTSRTTSAHFDNFIKIGERINPASKDYFQEELNNKNFSRIYDEAFEQMNEGSDVIDVNLGIEEQVEKHDIVEIVNGLDSMGCKPICFDIQTHHLLEKALEVYPGRPVINSSSCNKKDLDKAIKLMTDYGGVLVLLAMAGTPKKTAKERLFELQEGLEYLKENCIKHDRILIDPLVLPVGANHSPETTLEVLKTVTNWGYKTTLGLSNLSHGLPDRSHLNSTFVSIAIYNGLNSAIMDTSDEIVIKSIEKSLSLLGKETTWEDKPVDTNNQIVKDILKGNSDQILKEVKDKIHDMNPLEVSQTVLGTAMQEIGDLYNHKKIYLPQLLLSAETVQPAFDYLNELVGKTEQEKKGTIMLATVKGDVHDIGKKIVGTILKSGGFEICDIGIDVSAEEIVKQVKEVKPDILGLSAMMTSTIKEIEEVTKLLNKEKINIKVIGGGASLNPKLARDFGCDEYAKDAYEALKKCEKLV
- a CDS encoding potassium channel family protein; the encoded protein is MLSSFVFYFLEPDTYKTPFIGFWYVMSTISQQGYGDFLPDTVSGEIYAIFLYFIGIGIFGVIISKWVEGVNQYRQIKEEGALDYLGSGHILLINWSKKTKDTIEQLIAEGYKDIVLVDNLDKTPIQSNKVHYIKGLPTNKETLHKANILKSKALIIFSKEVDTDDTSIDGRTLLTSLAVQEILYKNNTDIHTTVEVLNDQHEIYFSNIAVINQIIVSHRIFSSTVTLSLIQNDKF